TGGAAAccaaggaaaacaaaaacttttcttGTTTATCCTTTGTTCTATCTAttctattcttttttttttattttttttttttattataaagaTATACCATAATCTTCCCAACTGTCCACCCCCCCCGCCATCCACATCCCCAttttccaaaataataatattattatatgtaatatTAAACATAATTTCTAGTTAAgtcaaaaatgtttattaaacaacaacaaattaaaacaaagtaaaaaacaaacaaaaaaacaacaaaaaaacaaaaacaatacgaaaaaaattatgaaacaaAATCCAATGTTATATCCACaaactaaaaatgaaaatatatgaaatatatttatatatatatacacacacacacacacatatatatatatatggatgtACATGTTTGTATTTAACTCCTAAGCCaagtcaaaaatatatatatatatatatacacacacacacacacacacacatccatatacatatacatatacatatatgtatgtataaataaatatatatattatatggaACAGTTTTTAGGCGCCtagttttttaatttactaaatgtataattgttatatatataatgaatgaatgcaaaaaaaatttaaccacatcaaaaaaacaaaacaaaaaatattgaaatattaaatgccaagtcatatgcatatatacatatatatatatatatgagtttcctatatacatatatacatatatatttgaatgAAACAGTTTTTTAATGAATCCAAGTAAAAGCcactaaaaaccaaaaccgaaaaataaaatacaattttgcgaaaaaaaaaccaaagaattaatcacaaaacacacaaacagaaacaaaaggaaatacatctACAGCCAAACTACactgagagaaaaaaaaaacaaaacaaaaccacaaCTACAGAAAATAATACTCTATTTTCTAAGAATTTTTGTTGCTGGAACAACTTGTGGAAAGTCAAATCCTGCCCCCAAATCCCAAGCCcacaaaaacttaaacttgAAGCccagaaaagaaagaaaatggtTTGTAAAAAGTCAGAGAAAAGaatgattatatatatatatacatatatatgattATATGATGTCGGTGGATTTTCCAGAGACAGGCAATGTTGGTACAAAACTTTATCAGGtttatataacaaaaataagagaaactaaaaacaaaaaaaaagcaaaaaatacgAGAAactacaaaacaaataaaaccaGAAAAATTTTCGACAAAAAAAAGGCTGTGcgcaataacaaaataaaacaaaaacaaaaatgaagatatatgaatatatatatatatgtaaaaacaagtaataaatgtatatatacacatatatatatatataaactgatGAAAACAAATATCGGTATGGTTAAGGTAAAGCATGTTGgctttgttttgttcttttttttgtaagacAAACACAACATCAAGTTGAGATTTTCGGCTTCAAATAGATTGAGAATTTTTTGTAGGTCCAGGAACAAGAGGAAAgttaaaaaacgaaaagaaagttaatatcGGTTCACTCGATACTCGAGATGCCCTTGCAAAGCTCTATTATAGACTCTCCTCCCCCCGCACTTACATATATGATCCGTTTCAGAAATGGTTTTCAGAAATAGttctgaaaaaaaacaacaaggtGTCCATATTTCTAAAGATATAAACTCTATATATTTGGGAATTCAATTTGGTTTAGATAATcaaaaaagtttgaaaattgaGATTGAACTGTATATATTACTTTGATTCAAAGATGCTGCAAGGGCATTATAAATCGGTTAATATTCATGTGATATTCATGATTTGAAAAACGGTTTTTGTTTGATGATGTTGATCATGATCATGATTATGATAATGGGTAAGTCTTTCAGAGATATACATAGGTCAGATATTCTAAATTCTAAAAGCTCAGGAAATAAcaagaatacaaaaacaaaaaaacaaaaaaatattgtgccagctaaaaaaaaaaaacaaacaaagcaaaaacagaagaaaaacaataaacaatatatataataataatgaacacAAAAAAGGGTTGTAAggaataaaattaatattaacatACTTATTATAAACTCTATTAATAAGAgattgttctttttttcttattgtttctttttcttgtttgtttttaattgtggTATAAATCGTTGCTAAAAGTAAGGACATTCAGCATAAAGATCTATAccatataagtatatacacacacatatgtatatatatatatatatatataaatgtgtattAATACATTTGAAGAATGTTTTTGGGCATGgaaaatttgttgattttaagaagaagaagaaaaaaaccaactcaACGAAACGAAATCAAAATAACTTCCAAGATAAACTCTCCAAGTTGgattcatttatttgtatgtatttgtattcataataaatgaataaaatgcCGAATGATAATGGAATGAATGAATATGagaaatttataacaaaatattgaaatattgttatttcattttttgtgttttttgttttttcttttgtaatgTCTGATGAATTATTGATTGATatactatgtacatatacatatagtcactatacatatacatttgtGTATATAGAATAGATCcttaatttatatacataaagtAAAGCAAGCATTTGTATTAAGGCAGCTAACAAATTGAAGTTCCTTCCTCAAGGATCGGATCATTATGGCCAGACGATTATCTAAGACGTGTTTTTTTCAACTAAACTAAtccaaagcaaaacaaaattattaattttttaagagCAAATAAAGTTTAAAGTGTTAAATGCCTCAGTCagtataacaaaaaattaacaaataatTCAATATTTGCGTGTGTCGaccattaaaaaaacaaaaaacaatttataaattaatgtttgctgattcatttaaataatgtttaaaaaaaaaagtggaaaaagcgacaaaaaataaaatagacaaCGGCACTAAGAacttttacaaaattattaaattgaaaaaaaaaaaaaaacgctgcTTGGCAGcgtatttgttgttgtggccacgcccacatacacacacacacacacatccacagagaggcgtttttttttaaactttaagtAAGGAAAATTTTACATCTGAGTGTTGAATTTATTCATCAATGTTTagcacaaaaaccaaatgaaagaaacaaaaaaataaaaataaaaatgttttacaaCAGTGCCaagttaaaaaattaaaaaaaaaaaaataaattgacaaatatttaaaattgaactTATACCTAACAAAAAGTCCgtgaaaaaagaagaaaaaaaaatgaaattaaatatttgttactTGGGTAAATTCCCACCACACAGAAACAAACACACctacctacacacacacacacacaatgagTGACAGAAAAAAATAGGCGAGCAATAATAAAACTAACCACGCCCCCAAATAACTCCCCAATAACCCATAACTATATTCAGTTGTGTTTTGCACATTTTGTAAACTTTACAACACGATTTAACAAAAcgagagaaacaaaaaaagctaACAAAAACCCCAGCAAAGAATTACtaaaaacttatatatatatacacatatatttatggtatatatatatacatatacatacacgatataaaaacaaaaacaaaggaaaaacaaaatgaaagaaatacccaataaaaatgtttataaaacCCGTCGAAATTTGCCGTTTCAATTGACTTTATTgcatagttttcttttttcaaaatattttttaacatttaacaatcagttttaaacaaaaaaaaaatgaagacaCATTCACATATTACAATTATATAAGTTCTAAGAGTTAAACAATCTAAAATACCATTGTTAATAGTAGTTAACCAGTTTGAGTGAgtaactgctgctgctgcctgctTCTGAGACCTAGAGAAGTTATAACTTGAATGCAAATTTAACAAAGAGAATTTATTAGAGAAATTGCTTGTTTCATACGGATTAGAAttccaggctagtgtatgaaTGTAATTtacgtctaagccgaaggcaaTGGTTGATACAATCCTTTACTCATAATAATAATCTTGTTTCATAGGAAACTTTAAACATCTGAGAGTTATCAGCTGTTAATGAAATTGAGGTCAATTCTAGCAATCTTCTTCAAAGTTATCTTAATAGAAGTTGTTTTCAAAGAGAATGCTATAAAGTATTTTGTATTTAGTTACACAAACTAGAATCATCATAGTATCAATCTATATTAGAttccaatttcatttttctttctctACGTATACTCAATATTTCTGTCAACGTTTTGAACGATGCATTTTCTTTACGTATACTTAATATTTCTCTGTCCATAAGCTTTCTAATGGACAAAAAGAACTTTCGTGGTATATAGAATTATAATTTCTATGGGTAAAAACATTCAAATCACAGGTTAACAGATTAAAGCCAGTGCAGCGGGagcataaaaaataatacCTGTTATTGttacaacaaaagaaaatctaCGGCGAGTTGAGATACGTTCTTCTTTTCCCTTCATTTTCAGCTTAATGTCTAGGCAAGGAACAATATAGCATTGAGCATCGATATTTTTTGTTCGAAACTACACAATTAAATGCTAaataataaagcaaaaaacctaaacacacgcacacacacacagatacaaatTGATAAAGCGGTAACGAGATTATTGTCTTCAGgttctgttgttgttaatCTAATAATAATTAGATTAATCGTTTACAGGCCCTTGTTGAAGTATACACGTTTGGGTATTACGCCCTGAGTTCGCTTTTTCATATCCTCATACAGTTCCGGCTCAAATGTACGCATTGTGGCAGTATCCAAAGAGCATTGCTGGGGGAAAAACGCACAGGCTGTTGGCACCATGAAGCAGAGGCTaaacaaagcaacaaaataaGCATAAGAATAGGAATATATAGGTATTTGTGTAATTTATCTACTTACAAGCAGCCAACCATTAGAGTCTGGAATGGTGCATTTGCccatttgattttcttataCACTGGGAATTTCTCCAATTTCTCCATGATCAATGGCAACACCAACATGCCAGGTGCTGCCATGGCTATGCGAGAGATAACCACCTCGCTGATGCCCTTAATGGCAGCCAAACGACTCTGACCGATCACCTCGCCATCGGCATTCTTCACCTCAATGCCACTGAGTATCTCGTTTTGACGCATCAGTGGAATGTTGACACAATTTGCTGCTGCCACTGCGGCAAAGGGTACAAATCTCTGGAATAGCGGTGTCGCCTTCTTTGACCAATAGTTCTTGCAACCGATGGCTGCAATTAACGCTGATGTTGTCGCCGATACATATGCCACGCCCAATTGTGTAACACTAGTCGGTGAATTGGCATTACGATTGGTATAATTGACAACAGCATTGAATGATTGATTGATAAACTGCCATAGAACCACAGCGGGCACAGTGCGATAAAAGGCCAACATTCCTCCAGTGATTAACATGCCACCAGGtacctataaatatatagatacacACTTAAGAATATAGATCACATGAATTTTATCTTACgatcaaaataaataagtgTTTGCCCCTAAGAGATTTCATAATATTTCTGAAGCTACAATTCCTGttcttttgatgaaatttctttactttaataatattaagtCTACTTAATGATATTGCCagcttttcttttaaattcctcTGAAGGTGACTACTTTATAGGCTTATAAGATCCCATATATAattctctttttcttcttcttcatttgTGGACAAATAACAGttatttgattaaaaaataaagtcttGAGACGTTTTGAAATGCAATTCTGACTAAATTTGATAGCCCAAAAGGATTTCCATAGTTTTTCAAAAAGTCTACTCTAGAACtgtctattgcatactttaggggtcCAAATTTTAACGTAATCACtaagaaacattttcgaaaAAGATTGCATAAAATGTGTGACTTATTGAAGTCAAATTTGTGACAGacatataaaaaatatctTCATTGCTAACTGGTTTACAATTCTAGATCAATAAATTGGTTATGATTATATCACTTATCTTTGAAAAATAAAGATCTATTAGATACTTTTCTCAAAAGCGTAGCCAGGATtcaaattacttaaatttttgtatactttGGTTTGAATTCATTCAATTAGAACTTAACTTTAACTTAAGGCGTTGTTCATATTTAACAAAAACCCATCAAATTTAATGAGTTTTTTAAGTCTTGATATTTTTTATGAGTATTAAATGATCTAGGGGGAATCAGGTGCCTAAGAATACCTAGCTAAATCCTTGAATAATATATATCCATTTGAGGTTCTAATAGAAATCACTTGGACTTTGAAATGTTAATGAAATACTATGTTCTATTTCATTTCTGTTTTTGCTGACTCACACTCACTATAGGCATACTATGTGGATagtctatatacatattaaattaaagcaaatcGTTGACCACCGCACCTTCACCCTAGTTTCCCTAGTTGCCGGTTGGCAATTCTTGGCAGTCGCTCAAAGTGTTCGACGTCACTAGATGGCTATTTTTAAGATATGTACATCTGTCCGACTGATCGGACTAAATCACGCGACTTGCCTGAAAACTCATGCGACCACAAAAGTTTTGCAATTCACCCGTATCCGGATGGAATGCCGAGCTATATAACTTCATATTGTAATGGACTTCCTCTGTAGATTCTTTTCTCTGAGCTGCGTCTCCGCCTTGTCGGTATTTCTCCATCATCTCCTTGGCCTGGAGTAAACGTTCGCTGGGCAAGAGGACGGTCCGAGGATCGGTCATCCAGGCATAGTACTTGAAGCGGCCCGTAAAAGTGCCAAGATCAAAAAGCGGCTTGTCCACATCGATGGGAGCTAAATTATATAGGAAAGATAAGGGATTCCATCGATTTTTTTCCAAACACAAAAAGAGTTTTCTTTGCTGGAAACTCACTTAGTTCCTGGGATTGGGACATATTcgcgtttttttctttttttgcggCTTACGTAAGAGTTATGTCTCTGTGTCTCTggtttctgtttattttttttcttttatggaTGGATTTGTATCTTGTATCTCACACACCTTTCCCGCCGCcgctctgtgtgtgtgtgtacttagGGACTGAGAGGTGTCAATAGAACTGAATTGAACAAGTTTTTTGCCAGCTGTTTTTTTCGATTCTTTTTTTTGAGGTTCACTTTCAAATGCAGTTTCTGCTGAttctttttttgaaaaaaaggtAAAA
The sequence above is a segment of the Drosophila willistoni isolate 14030-0811.24 chromosome XR unlocalized genomic scaffold, UCI_dwil_1.1 Seg143, whole genome shotgun sequence genome. Coding sequences within it:
- the LOC6645616 gene encoding sideroflexin-2, with product MSQSQELTPIDVDKPLFDLGTFTGRFKYYAWMTDPRTVLLPSERLLQAKEMMEKYRQGGDAAQRKESTEEVHYNMKLYSSAFHPDTGELQNFCGRMSFQVPGGMLITGGMLAFYRTVPAVVLWQFINQSFNAVVNYTNRNANSPTSVTQLGVAYVSATTSALIAAIGCKNYWSKKATPLFQRFVPFAAVAAANCVNIPLMRQNEILSGIEVKNADGEVIGQSRLAAIKGISEVVISRIAMAAPGMLVLPLIMEKLEKFPVYKKIKWANAPFQTLMVGCFLCFMVPTACAFFPQQCSLDTATMRTFEPELYEDMKKRTQGVIPKRVYFNKGL